One sulfur-oxidizing endosymbiont of Gigantopelta aegis genomic region harbors:
- a CDS encoding TusE/DsrC/DsvC family sulfur relay protein, translating to MATISVEGKDIEVDEEGYLVDLSQWFPAVASVMAEIDEVEMGDDHWDIINFLREYYEEYQIAPAVRVLTKAVAKKLGKEKGNSKYLYELFPYGPGKQACKFAGLPKPTGCV from the coding sequence ATGGCTACTATTTCTGTAGAAGGTAAAGACATCGAAGTTGATGAGGAAGGTTATCTGGTTGATCTGAGTCAGTGGTTCCCTGCAGTTGCTTCTGTAATGGCTGAAATTGATGAAGTTGAAATGGGTGATGATCACTGGGATATCATTAATTTCCTTCGCGAGTACTATGAAGAGTATCAAATTGCTCCAGCAGTACGCGTTTTAACTAAGGCTGTTGCTAAGAAATTAGGTAAGGAAAAAGGTAATTCTAAGTATCTTTATGAATTATTCCCTTACGGCCCTGGTAAACAAGCATGTAAATTTGCTGGTCTTCCTAAGCCAACAGGTTGTGTATAA
- a CDS encoding IS3 family transposase yields MPFYGCFRSCYYDWVSSPKTDREKENEALTEQLKNCLKTVARLMEPVVLKRKLAEKGVHISRRRIGRLMKKAGLFCKTKRRFKATTNSKHNKRISPNLLEREFTVSQPDRYYVGDITYIATKEGWLYLAVVIDLFSRQIVGWSMDERMKAKLVNDALLMAIWKRKPMDGLLWHTDRGSQYASDSHRKILSDHNIIQSMSRKGNCWDNAVSESFFHSLKTELTHHCRFKTRVEAKQAIFEYIEVFYNRERLHSANDYLSPVDYEIQQEIA; encoded by the coding sequence GTGCCGTTTTATGGATGTTTCCGTAGTTGCTATTATGATTGGGTTAGCTCTCCTAAAACGGATAGAGAGAAAGAAAATGAAGCGCTTACTGAGCAGCTAAAAAACTGTTTGAAGACAGTCGCAAGACTTATGGAACCCGTCGTCTTAAAAAGAAAACTGGCTGAAAAAGGCGTTCATATAAGCCGCCGGAGAATTGGTCGATTAATGAAAAAAGCCGGTTTGTTTTGTAAAACGAAGAGACGCTTTAAAGCGACGACTAATTCCAAGCATAATAAGCGTATATCTCCAAATTTACTGGAAAGAGAGTTTACTGTCTCTCAACCTGATCGCTACTATGTGGGTGATATTACCTATATTGCCACCAAGGAAGGCTGGTTATATTTAGCGGTTGTCATTGACTTATTCTCTAGGCAAATTGTTGGCTGGTCGATGGATGAGCGAATGAAAGCCAAGCTAGTCAATGATGCTTTACTGATGGCCATATGGAAGCGTAAACCAATGGATGGATTGCTTTGGCATACTGACCGAGGTAGCCAATATGCCTCTGATAGTCATAGAAAAATATTGTCGGATCATAACATAATTCAGTCTATGAGCCGCAAAGGAAATTGCTGGGACAATGCTGTATCAGAGAGCTTCTTTCATAGTTTGAAAACTGAATTGACGCACCATTGTCGATTCAAAACCAGAGTAGAAGCAAAGCAGGCAATATTTGAATATATTGAGGTATTTTATAATCGGGAGCGACTTCATTCGGCTAATGATTATTTGTCACCAGTCGATTATGAAATACAGCAGGAAATAGCTTAA
- a CDS encoding NAD(P)-binding protein, whose amino-acid sequence MSTADTAPNAEKLTNTRYEETRLDHTGTQEWDAWTDNIFQASWTHKCPTYINRTPPCQGSCPSGEDIRGWLDIMRGMEKPTDENMTRDEYAFRRSTDANPFPSVMGRVCPAPCEDGCNRNELDDNVGINSVEQYIGDSAKDAGYKFKVADQESGKKVAIIGGGPAGLAAAYQLRRIGHGCTVFDDHAELGGMMMYGIPGYRVPRDTLHHEMNRIVEMGVEVKLNTRIGTDITVEQLEKDYDAILWAIGCKEGRGLPIDGFDEAPNCISGVAFLEAFNDGRLKVSSEKVVCIGGGDTSIDVASVARRLGNITNIAEKDFAENVVLGHTAHDVADSAKKDGAEVTLLSRSSIENMPAAQHEIDDALREGVTITGCVSPIAVVRDESGRATALRVIKLEADGKTEIEGSEYDIEATLIVSAIGQKGDMAGIEEMDNGRGFIDGDAHYQVKGKPGHFLAGDIVRPHLLTTAIGQASIAAETIHHYFTNKDEDLRKRPKVDKHTFSLEKKLDDTGLAPDASPVHGHDSVRGSDTENFAIHNYENRSSNDIISHDKLFLGHFEYEPRHVRDTIDVDSEEVLGHFAERLVALTEEDVVEESKRCMSCGMCFECDNCVIYCPQDAVLKTPKDQSTTGRYVYTDYDKCIGCHICKDVCPTGYIDMGLGD is encoded by the coding sequence ATGTCAACTGCTGATACAGCTCCGAATGCAGAGAAACTAACCAACACACGTTACGAGGAAACTCGGTTAGATCATACGGGAACACAAGAGTGGGATGCCTGGACTGACAATATTTTTCAGGCTAGCTGGACACATAAATGTCCAACCTACATTAATAGAACACCACCTTGTCAGGGCAGTTGTCCTTCAGGCGAAGATATTCGCGGCTGGTTGGACATCATGCGCGGTATGGAAAAGCCAACTGATGAAAACATGACTCGTGATGAGTATGCTTTCAGACGTTCTACTGATGCTAACCCGTTCCCTTCAGTGATGGGGCGTGTTTGTCCAGCACCTTGTGAAGACGGTTGTAACCGTAATGAACTTGATGACAATGTTGGTATTAACTCTGTTGAGCAATACATTGGTGATTCTGCTAAAGACGCTGGTTATAAATTTAAAGTGGCTGACCAAGAAAGTGGTAAGAAAGTTGCCATCATTGGTGGCGGACCCGCTGGCCTAGCCGCAGCATACCAACTACGTCGTATTGGTCATGGTTGTACAGTGTTTGATGACCATGCTGAACTTGGCGGTATGATGATGTACGGTATTCCTGGCTATCGTGTACCACGTGATACGCTACATCACGAAATGAATCGTATTGTAGAAATGGGTGTTGAAGTTAAACTTAATACACGTATCGGTACTGATATCACTGTTGAACAACTTGAAAAAGATTATGATGCTATCCTTTGGGCAATCGGCTGTAAAGAAGGCCGTGGTCTACCCATTGATGGTTTTGATGAAGCACCGAACTGTATTAGTGGTGTTGCTTTTCTTGAAGCGTTTAACGATGGTCGGTTAAAAGTTTCATCTGAGAAAGTCGTCTGTATTGGTGGTGGTGATACCTCAATCGATGTGGCATCTGTTGCTCGTCGTTTAGGTAATATTACTAATATCGCAGAGAAAGATTTTGCAGAAAATGTTGTTTTGGGTCATACCGCTCATGATGTTGCTGATTCAGCGAAGAAAGATGGCGCAGAAGTGACTTTATTATCACGCTCTTCCATCGAAAATATGCCTGCGGCACAGCATGAAATTGACGATGCTTTACGTGAAGGTGTAACAATCACTGGCTGTGTTAGCCCTATTGCAGTTGTTAGAGACGAAAGTGGTCGTGCTACAGCCCTACGTGTTATCAAACTTGAAGCAGATGGTAAAACAGAGATTGAAGGTTCTGAATACGATATCGAAGCGACATTGATTGTTTCTGCGATTGGTCAAAAAGGTGACATGGCTGGTATCGAAGAGATGGATAATGGTCGCGGCTTCATTGATGGTGATGCACATTACCAAGTTAAAGGTAAGCCTGGTCACTTCCTTGCCGGTGATATCGTACGTCCTCACTTGCTAACAACTGCAATTGGTCAAGCATCTATTGCTGCTGAAACAATTCATCATTATTTTACTAATAAAGACGAAGACCTTAGAAAGCGTCCTAAAGTAGATAAACACACTTTCTCTTTAGAGAAAAAATTAGATGATACTGGTTTAGCTCCAGATGCCTCTCCAGTACATGGCCATGATAGTGTTCGTGGTTCTGATACTGAAAACTTTGCTATCCACAACTATGAAAACCGTTCTTCAAATGACATTATCAGTCATGATAAATTGTTTTTAGGCCACTTTGAATATGAGCCACGTCACGTACGTGACACAATTGATGTCGATTCAGAAGAAGTATTGGGTCACTTTGCAGAACGCCTAGTTGCTCTTACAGAAGAAGATGTCGTTGAAGAGTCCAAACGTTGTATGAGTTGTGGTATGTGTTTTGAGTGTGATAACTGTGTTATCTACTGTCCTCAAGATGCTGTTTTGAAAACACCTAAGGATCAATCTACCACTGGTCGTTATGTTTATACGGATTATGACAAGTGTATTGGTTGTCACATCTGTAAAGATGTTTGTCCAACAGGTTACATTGATATGGGATTAGGTGATTAA
- the dsrO gene encoding sulfate reduction electron transfer complex DsrMKJOP subunit DsrO — protein sequence MITNNENNNKDDNAVSCENENKVTSSRRNFIFGTVAAAGATIAPGMMLYQTANAARSLDKPASSNVRWGMLVDTTKDVDWNKCVEACNKEHGLGNETESRDDQKTQYIRVVDVKNKGTGYSMSLPVMCQHCESAPCVDVCPTGASMKREDGIVLVDRHRCIGCRYCMMACPYKARSFVHETLTNQAESTPRGKGCVESCNMCVNRIDKGLQPACVEASDGGIIFGDLNDAESPISKILAKQGGKQIRADLKLNTGVYYQGI from the coding sequence ATGATAACTAATAACGAAAATAATAATAAAGATGATAATGCAGTCTCTTGTGAAAATGAGAATAAAGTAACATCATCTCGCCGGAATTTTATTTTCGGTACAGTTGCTGCAGCCGGAGCTACAATTGCTCCCGGAATGATGTTATATCAAACCGCCAATGCAGCCCGTTCACTGGATAAACCAGCATCATCAAATGTTCGTTGGGGTATGCTTGTTGATACCACCAAGGACGTTGACTGGAACAAATGTGTCGAAGCCTGTAATAAAGAACATGGCTTAGGTAATGAAACTGAATCTAGAGATGACCAAAAAACACAATATATTCGTGTTGTTGATGTAAAGAATAAAGGTACTGGCTATAGTATGTCCTTGCCGGTGATGTGTCAGCATTGCGAAAGTGCTCCCTGTGTTGATGTTTGTCCTACCGGCGCATCAATGAAGCGTGAAGATGGCATTGTTTTAGTTGATCGTCATCGTTGTATTGGTTGTCGTTATTGTATGATGGCTTGTCCCTATAAGGCTCGCTCTTTTGTACATGAAACATTAACAAATCAAGCTGAAAGTACGCCTCGCGGTAAAGGTTGTGTGGAATCTTGCAATATGTGTGTCAACCGTATTGATAAAGGACTACAACCTGCCTGTGTTGAAGCAAGTGATGGTGGGATTATTTTTGGTGACTTAAATGATGCTGAAAGCCCCATTTCTAAGATTCTTGCTAAGCAAGGCGGCAAGCAAATTCGTGCTGATCTTAAATTAAATACTGGCGTTTATTACCAGGGCATTTAA
- the nrfD gene encoding NrfD/PsrC family molybdoenzyme membrane anchor subunit, whose product MKKLHFLEVEGNTKGFYTFLGIFGLVSLVGLLSAYYMEHHGHYVTGMSNQVVWGTPHVFAIFLIVAASGALNVASISSVFAKTAYKPLARLSGMLAMALLAGGLVVLLLDLGRPDRLIVAMTEFNFVSIFTWNIFLYTGFMGIVGIYLWTMMDRPYNSLTKKAGMAAFIWRLILTTGTGSIFGFLVAREAYDSALLAPMFIVMSFSFGLAFFMLVLMGSYKTTERELGDYIVNRLKNLLGVFVAAVLYFVIVYHTTNLYSADHRDVTLFILSNGGIYTFLFWVVQIVLGSLLPLVLLYGPTGKNRTMIGLASALIIIGGLAQLYVIIVGGQAYPMHLFPGMEVSSSFYDGVVASYSPSLPEFLLGFGGVGITLLLVTVAVAALKFLPASLADEVANPHSK is encoded by the coding sequence ATGAAAAAATTACACTTTCTTGAAGTAGAAGGGAATACCAAAGGGTTTTATACCTTTCTTGGCATCTTTGGACTGGTTTCTTTAGTTGGCCTTCTTTCAGCCTACTATATGGAACATCATGGCCATTATGTTACCGGCATGAGTAATCAAGTCGTCTGGGGAACGCCTCATGTTTTTGCAATCTTTTTAATTGTTGCCGCTTCCGGGGCGTTAAATGTTGCATCCATTTCCTCTGTTTTTGCTAAGACTGCTTATAAGCCCCTAGCCCGTTTGTCGGGTATGCTTGCGATGGCATTATTGGCTGGTGGTCTAGTTGTTCTACTGCTTGATTTAGGACGTCCTGACCGATTAATCGTTGCGATGACTGAATTTAATTTCGTGTCTATTTTTACCTGGAATATCTTCTTGTATACCGGTTTTATGGGTATTGTTGGTATTTATTTATGGACGATGATGGACAGACCTTATAATAGTTTAACTAAGAAAGCAGGCATGGCCGCTTTTATCTGGCGTCTTATCCTAACCACTGGTACCGGCTCTATTTTTGGTTTCCTTGTCGCACGTGAAGCGTATGACTCAGCTTTATTAGCGCCAATGTTTATTGTTATGTCTTTCTCTTTCGGTTTGGCATTCTTCATGTTAGTGCTTATGGGTAGCTATAAGACAACAGAAAGAGAACTGGGTGATTATATTGTTAATCGTTTAAAGAACCTCTTAGGTGTATTTGTTGCTGCTGTTTTATATTTCGTCATTGTTTATCACACAACGAACTTATATTCGGCTGACCATAGAGATGTCACATTGTTTATTTTAAGTAATGGTGGTATTTATACTTTCTTATTCTGGGTTGTGCAAATTGTTTTAGGCTCTTTATTACCTTTAGTACTTTTATATGGACCAACAGGAAAAAATCGCACTATGATTGGCCTTGCTTCGGCACTGATTATTATTGGTGGTTTAGCTCAGCTTTATGTCATCATCGTCGGTGGTCAGGCTTACCCAATGCATTTATTCCCAGGCATGGAAGTGAGCAGCTCTTTTTATGATGGTGTTGTTGCTTCTTATTCACCTTCACTTCCTGAGTTTCTATTAGGCTTTGGTGGTGTTGGCATTACATTGCTTCTAGTGACCGTTGCTGTAGCGGCATTAAAATTCTTACCTGCTAGTCTGGCAGATGAAGTGGCTAATCCACATAGTAAATAA
- the tusC gene encoding sulfurtransferase complex subunit TusC, with protein sequence MSESIKKFMFVNTKAPYGTVYALESLEVVLISAAFDQAVSLVFCDDGVFQISNNQNTEASGMKNFSPAYKALGDYDINKIYVETESLEERGLTLDNIMALTYEDEDDDWAEKSSIIPITRAELADLMDEQDVVISS encoded by the coding sequence ATGAGTGAGAGCATAAAGAAATTCATGTTTGTGAACACTAAAGCACCGTATGGTACCGTTTACGCATTAGAATCATTAGAAGTTGTTTTAATTAGTGCTGCGTTTGACCAAGCTGTTAGTCTTGTTTTTTGTGACGACGGCGTGTTTCAAATATCAAACAATCAAAACACAGAAGCTTCTGGCATGAAAAACTTTTCACCAGCGTATAAAGCACTGGGTGACTACGACATCAACAAAATATATGTTGAGACTGAGTCTTTAGAAGAACGTGGTTTAACTTTGGACAACATCATGGCGTTGACGTATGAAGACGAAGATGATGATTGGGCTGAAAAATCATCCATAATACCTATTACACGCGCTGAGCTTGCTGATCTGATGGACGAGCAAGACGTAGTAATTAGTTCATAA
- a CDS encoding respiratory nitrate reductase subunit gamma, translating to MSAFYALLFTVAFLVLVIGLTKKIIQYSRVPAPLKIPITPAPLTKGGVAIRLAKEAILFAALFRSNKWTWLFGWMFHMSLFVVLIIHLRYFIQDVPTWLVLLQPIGKYAAFTMFIGLTGLLVRRLFVARIKYISAPSDYLWLLMLMVIALTGIVMRFVSHTDIVAVKEFALGLIYFNWQTLPSDIVLWVHLFLVALLMILLPFSKLLHIPGLFFAPTRNQVDNPREKRHIAPWAAELDAEKNKVQPK from the coding sequence ATGTCAGCGTTTTATGCGCTACTTTTTACAGTGGCTTTTCTTGTCCTAGTTATAGGACTGACGAAAAAAATTATTCAATATTCACGCGTGCCTGCACCGTTGAAAATACCCATTACACCAGCGCCTTTGACAAAAGGTGGTGTGGCTATTCGACTGGCTAAAGAAGCAATCTTATTTGCTGCCTTATTCCGCTCAAACAAATGGACATGGCTATTTGGCTGGATGTTCCATATGAGTTTGTTTGTGGTACTGATCATACACTTACGTTATTTCATACAAGATGTGCCTACATGGCTTGTCTTATTACAACCCATTGGCAAATATGCTGCTTTTACCATGTTTATTGGTTTAACAGGGCTATTGGTTCGTCGCTTATTCGTCGCTCGAATTAAGTATATTTCTGCGCCATCTGACTATCTATGGTTACTGATGCTGATGGTGATTGCGCTAACGGGTATCGTAATGCGCTTTGTTTCTCACACAGATATTGTTGCTGTGAAAGAATTTGCTTTAGGTTTGATTTATTTTAACTGGCAAACTCTGCCAAGCGATATTGTCTTATGGGTTCACCTGTTTTTAGTTGCACTGCTGATGATATTGTTACCTTTTAGTAAGTTATTACATATCCCTGGTTTGTTTTTTGCTCCAACACGTAATCAAGTTGATAACCCACGTGAAAAGAGACATATCGCACCATGGGCTGCAGAATTAGATGCAGAAAAAAATAAAGTTCAACCTAAATAA
- the tusD gene encoding sulfurtransferase complex subunit TusD, which yields MKFTLLVNEGPYQHQASDTAYQFAKAAIEKGHEIYRVFFYNDGVNNATRLAIPPQDDRNVTENWAALAKEHELDMVVCIAAAQRRGMIDADEAGRQGKDADNIHPAFRISGLGQLVEGGIQADRLLTFGD from the coding sequence ATGAAATTTACATTATTAGTTAATGAAGGACCTTATCAGCATCAAGCATCGGATACCGCGTATCAGTTTGCTAAAGCTGCAATAGAAAAAGGTCATGAAATATATCGTGTGTTCTTTTATAACGATGGAGTCAATAACGCGACTCGTTTAGCAATCCCACCCCAGGATGACCGTAATGTAACGGAAAACTGGGCTGCTTTAGCTAAGGAACATGAATTGGATATGGTTGTTTGTATTGCTGCTGCACAGCGTCGAGGCATGATAGATGCTGACGAAGCTGGAAGACAAGGCAAAGATGCTGATAACATCCATCCTGCTTTTCGTATTTCTGGTTTAGGCCAGTTAGTCGAAGGTGGAATCCAGGCTGATCGTTTATTAACATTTGGTGATTAA
- the tusB gene encoding sulfurtransferase complex subunit TusB, whose protein sequence is MAMLHTVNKSPFERNSLNSCLSKSKEGSTILLIEDAVVGALKGTIVADKLTAAVASKNVCVLGSDLNTRGFTEADIIDGIKIVDYAGFVDLVAEHSNVQSWL, encoded by the coding sequence ATGGCAATGTTACACACTGTAAATAAATCACCTTTTGAACGCAATTCACTGAACTCGTGTTTATCTAAATCAAAAGAAGGTTCTACTATTCTTTTGATTGAAGATGCGGTTGTTGGTGCGTTAAAAGGTACTATTGTTGCGGATAAATTAACTGCTGCAGTAGCAAGCAAAAACGTATGTGTTCTAGGTTCAGATTTGAATACACGCGGTTTTACAGAAGCCGATATAATTGACGGAATTAAGATCGTTGATTACGCTGGTTTCGTTGATCTGGTAGCCGAGCACTCAAACGTGCAGTCTTGGCTGTAA
- the dsrK gene encoding sulfate reduction electron transfer complex DsrMKJOP subunit DsrK has translation MADFETPEIREYPIVPLIKKDEMAGNGPFVSRAEFDTDLGYPGELPEDWKEKTLDKMGDLLGKYRSLQVFMDSCMKCGACTDKCHYFIGTGDPKNMPVARQDLMRKVYRRYFTFAGKYFPKLVGAVDLTEDVLDEWYNYYHQCSECRRCSVFCPMGIDTAEVTMAAREILANVGKAQKYSNQIIQKVFKIGNNLGLPGKALKGILEDLEEEVEEDTGVPVKFHMDKEGVDALLMTPSADFFAEPHIDGLIGYGKVLHELGITWTVSSEASEAANFGLFIGSYENIQRISMRIREAAIKLKVKRIIFGECGHAWRVGYSFLNTLAGPFDFLDQNYPIPQHILEVTSGALDAGKLRMNKAENDHLTMTFHDSCNIARASRMGDKPGGQFDIPRAVIKASCNNYVDMNSDTIKDATFCCGGGGGLLTDDLMELRIKGALPRMEAYKQVTEESGVTNVAAICAICKSQFTKTLPYFGFEMDAIMSVHQLVSEAIVMTESEQEKDLDGEEKPETESET, from the coding sequence GTGGCAGACTTTGAAACTCCCGAGATAAGAGAATATCCAATCGTTCCCCTGATTAAAAAGGATGAAATGGCTGGTAATGGACCGTTCGTTTCACGAGCGGAATTTGATACCGATCTTGGCTATCCTGGCGAATTGCCAGAAGACTGGAAAGAAAAAACACTGGACAAAATGGGCGACTTATTAGGTAAGTATCGTTCACTTCAAGTGTTTATGGATTCGTGCATGAAATGTGGCGCATGTACTGATAAATGTCACTATTTTATTGGTACGGGTGATCCTAAAAACATGCCTGTTGCTCGTCAGGATCTGATGCGCAAAGTATATCGCCGTTATTTTACTTTTGCAGGTAAATATTTTCCTAAATTAGTCGGTGCAGTTGATTTAACCGAAGATGTACTGGATGAATGGTATAACTATTATCACCAGTGTTCTGAATGTCGTCGTTGTTCAGTATTCTGTCCTATGGGTATTGATACCGCTGAAGTCACCATGGCTGCTCGTGAAATACTGGCCAATGTCGGTAAGGCGCAAAAGTACTCAAACCAAATTATTCAGAAAGTCTTCAAAATTGGTAATAACCTGGGTTTGCCTGGCAAAGCACTTAAGGGCATTCTTGAAGATCTTGAAGAAGAAGTCGAAGAAGATACTGGCGTACCAGTGAAGTTTCACATGGATAAAGAGGGCGTTGATGCCTTATTAATGACCCCATCTGCTGATTTCTTTGCTGAGCCGCATATTGATGGTTTGATTGGCTATGGTAAAGTACTTCACGAACTGGGTATTACTTGGACTGTGAGCTCTGAAGCATCTGAAGCTGCCAACTTTGGTTTATTTATTGGTAGTTATGAAAATATTCAGCGCATTTCAATGCGTATTCGTGAAGCGGCTATTAAGTTAAAAGTTAAACGCATCATTTTTGGTGAGTGTGGACACGCATGGCGTGTTGGCTACAGCTTTCTCAATACGCTAGCAGGTCCTTTTGACTTCCTCGATCAGAATTATCCAATTCCACAACATATTCTTGAAGTCACATCAGGTGCCTTGGATGCGGGTAAGCTGCGCATGAATAAAGCAGAAAATGATCATTTAACCATGACTTTTCATGATTCATGTAATATTGCTCGTGCCTCGCGTATGGGCGATAAGCCGGGTGGTCAGTTTGATATTCCTCGTGCAGTGATTAAGGCTTCATGTAATAACTATGTCGATATGAATTCAGATACCATTAAAGACGCAACCTTTTGTTGTGGTGGCGGTGGTGGTTTGTTGACTGATGATTTAATGGAACTTCGTATTAAAGGTGCTCTTCCAAGAATGGAAGCGTATAAACAAGTAACAGAAGAAAGTGGCGTAACCAATGTGGCAGCAATTTGTGCCATTTGTAAGAGTCAGTTTACTAAAACATTACCTTATTTTGGCTTTGAAATGGATGCCATTATGAGTGTTCACCAACTAGTCAGTGAAGCAATTGTCATGACAGAAAGTGAACAGGAAAAAGATTTAGATGGTGAAGAAAAGCCAGAAACAGAGTCTGAAACTTAG
- a CDS encoding IS3 family transposase, protein MKYAWITDQAKDYPVTILCRFMDVSRSCYYDWVSSPKTDREKENEALTEQLKNCLKTVARLMEPVVLKRKLAEKGVHISRRRIGRLMKKAGLFCKTKRRFKATTNSKHNKRISPNLLEREFTVSQPDRYYVGDITYIATKEGWLYLAVVIDLFSRQIVGWSMDERMKAKLVNDALLMAIWKRKPMDGLLWHTDRGSQYASDSHRKILSDHNIIQSMSRKGNCWDNAVSESFFHSLKTELTHHCRFKTRVEAKQAIFEYIEVFYNRERLHSANDYLSPVDYEIQQEIA, encoded by the coding sequence GTGAAGTACGCATGGATAACTGATCAGGCTAAAGATTACCCGGTAACGATTCTGTGCCGTTTTATGGATGTTTCCCGTAGTTGCTATTATGATTGGGTTAGCTCTCCTAAAACGGATAGAGAGAAAGAAAATGAAGCGCTTACTGAGCAGCTAAAAAACTGTTTGAAGACAGTCGCAAGACTTATGGAACCCGTCGTCTTAAAAAGAAAACTGGCTGAAAAAGGCGTTCATATAAGCCGCCGGAGAATTGGTCGATTAATGAAAAAAGCCGGTTTGTTTTGTAAAACGAAGAGACGCTTTAAAGCGACGACTAATTCCAAGCATAATAAGCGTATATCTCCAAATTTACTGGAAAGAGAGTTTACTGTCTCTCAACCTGATCGCTACTATGTGGGTGATATTACCTATATTGCCACCAAGGAAGGCTGGTTATATTTAGCGGTTGTCATTGACTTATTCTCTAGGCAAATTGTTGGCTGGTCGATGGATGAGCGAATGAAAGCCAAGCTAGTCAATGATGCTTTACTGATGGCCATATGGAAGCGTAAACCAATGGATGGATTGCTTTGGCATACTGACCGAGGTAGCCAATATGCATCTGATAGTCATAGAAAAATATTGTCGGATCATAACATAATTCAGTCTATGAGCCGCAAAGGAAATTGCTGGGACAATGCTGTATCAGAGAGCTTCTTTCATAGTTTGAAAACTGAATTGACGCACCATTGTCGATTCAAAACCAGAGTAGAAGCAAAGCAGGCAATATTTGAATATATTGAGGTATTTTATAATCGGGAGCGACTTCATTCGGCTAATGATTATTTGTCACCAGTCGATTATGAAATACAGCAGGAAATAGCTTAA